In Streptomyces seoulensis, the following are encoded in one genomic region:
- the tyrS gene encoding tyrosine--tRNA ligase, with translation MTDIVDELKWRGLIALSTDEDALRKAFADGPVTFYCGFDPTAPSLHLGNLVQILTMRRIQDAGHRPLGLVGGATGLIGDPKPTAERTLNEPEIVGQWVERLRAQIQPLLDFEGPNAAVMVNNLDWTQGMSAIEFLRDIGKHFRVNKMIAKEAVSRRLNSDAGISYTEFSYQILQGMDFLELYRRYGCTLQTGGSDQWGNLTSGTDLIHRVDPDAVVHALGTPLITKADGTKFGKTESGTIWLDPEMTTPYAFYQFWLNADDRDVSKFLRIFSFKSREEIAELERLTEERPQARAAQRALAEELTTLVHGADQTAAVIAASKALFGQGELAELDEATLAAALSELPNVQVAELGPVVDLLAEVGLVASKSAARRTVKEGGAYVNNVKVAGEDAVPDAGELLHGRWLVLRRGKKNLAAVEVTGV, from the coding sequence GTGACGGACATCGTCGACGAACTGAAGTGGCGTGGGCTGATCGCCCTCTCCACCGACGAGGACGCATTGCGCAAGGCGTTCGCGGACGGTCCTGTCACGTTCTATTGCGGCTTCGACCCGACCGCGCCCAGCCTGCACCTCGGCAACCTGGTCCAGATCCTCACCATGCGGCGCATCCAGGACGCGGGCCACCGCCCGCTGGGCCTGGTCGGCGGCGCCACCGGTCTGATCGGCGACCCCAAGCCGACCGCCGAGCGCACGCTGAACGAGCCGGAGATCGTCGGCCAGTGGGTGGAGCGGCTGCGCGCGCAGATCCAGCCGCTGCTGGACTTCGAGGGCCCGAACGCGGCCGTCATGGTCAACAACCTGGACTGGACCCAGGGCATGTCGGCCATCGAGTTCCTGCGGGACATCGGCAAGCACTTCCGGGTCAACAAGATGATCGCCAAGGAGGCCGTCTCCCGTCGGCTGAACTCCGACGCGGGCATCAGCTACACCGAGTTCAGCTACCAGATCCTCCAGGGCATGGACTTCCTGGAGCTGTACCGGCGCTACGGCTGCACGCTCCAGACCGGCGGCAGCGACCAGTGGGGCAACCTCACCTCGGGCACCGACCTGATCCACCGGGTCGACCCGGACGCCGTGGTCCACGCGCTGGGCACCCCGCTGATCACCAAGGCGGACGGCACCAAGTTCGGCAAGACCGAGTCGGGCACCATCTGGCTCGACCCGGAGATGACCACGCCGTACGCCTTCTACCAGTTCTGGCTGAACGCGGACGACAGGGACGTCTCCAAGTTCCTGCGGATCTTCAGCTTCAAGTCCCGCGAGGAGATCGCGGAGCTGGAGCGGCTCACCGAGGAGCGTCCGCAGGCCCGTGCCGCGCAGCGCGCGCTCGCGGAGGAGCTGACCACGCTGGTGCACGGCGCGGACCAGACCGCCGCCGTGATCGCCGCGTCCAAGGCGCTGTTCGGCCAGGGCGAGCTGGCGGAGCTGGACGAGGCGACGCTCGCCGCCGCGCTCTCCGAGCTGCCGAACGTCCAGGTCGCGGAGCTGGGCCCGGTGGTGGACCTGCTCGCCGAGGTCGGTCTCGTGGCCAGCAAGTCGGCCGCGCGGCGCACGGTGAAGGAGGGCGGGGCCTACGTGAACAACGTCAAGGTCGCCGGTGAGGACGCCGTCCCGGACGCCGGGGAGCTGCTGCACGGGCGCTGGCTGGTGCTGCGCCGGGGCAAGAAGAACCTGGCGGCGGTCGAGGTCACGGGCGTCTGA
- a CDS encoding GlsB/YeaQ/YmgE family stress response membrane protein codes for MGWLWAIIVGFVLGLLAKAIIPGKQHSPLWLTTICGILGALAGNAIARGLGVAETKGIDWSRHIFQLVAAIIIVFFVDMLYTATLGKRRKRKYDERV; via the coding sequence ATGGGCTGGCTGTGGGCGATCATCGTGGGATTCGTGCTGGGCCTGCTCGCCAAGGCGATCATTCCCGGCAAGCAGCACAGCCCCCTGTGGCTGACCACCATCTGCGGCATCCTGGGCGCCCTGGCGGGCAACGCCATCGCGCGCGGACTGGGAGTCGCGGAGACCAAGGGCATCGACTGGAGCCGGCACATCTTCCAGCTCGTCGCGGCGATCATCATCGTGTTCTTCGTCGACATGCTCTACACCGCGACCCTCGGCAAGCGCCGCAAGCGCAAGTACGACGAACGGGTGTGA
- a CDS encoding DUF3099 domain-containing protein, which yields MGKQRGEVFRITGARTGLAEDVRGRQRRYVISMSIRTVSVILAASLWNVERYVAIVALVLGAALPYIAVVIANAGRERPQSLPSTFVVMPSKPMITPSRDEPRDEESAERSDSGPEEASARPGAESREKRSDRA from the coding sequence ATGGGCAAGCAGCGTGGCGAGGTATTCCGGATCACCGGTGCCCGGACCGGCCTGGCCGAGGACGTGCGGGGCCGGCAGCGGCGGTACGTCATCTCGATGTCGATCCGCACGGTGTCCGTGATCCTGGCCGCCTCGCTGTGGAACGTGGAGCGGTACGTCGCCATCGTGGCGCTGGTGCTGGGCGCCGCGCTGCCGTACATCGCCGTGGTGATCGCAAACGCGGGGCGGGAACGGCCGCAGTCGCTCCCGTCGACCTTCGTCGTGATGCCGTCCAAGCCGATGATCACACCGTCTCGTGACGAGCCTCGTGACGAAGAGTCAGCGGAGCGGTCGGATTCCGGCCCGGAGGAGGCTTCGGCCCGGCCAGGGGCGGAGTCCCGGGAGAAACGTTCCGACCGAGCCTGA
- the moaA gene encoding GTP 3',8-cyclase MoaA, whose product MLIDTYGRVATDLRVSLTDRCNLRCTYCMPEEGLQWLAKPDLLTDDEIVRLIDLAVTHLGIEEVRFTGGEPLLRPGLVGIVERVAALEPRPRMSITTNGIGLKRTAAALKQAGLDRVNVSLDTLRPDVFKTLTRRNRHQDVLDGLAAASDAGLTPVKVNSVLMPGLNADEAPDLLAWALEHAYELRFIEQMPLDAQHGWKREGMVTAQDILASLRTRFELTEEGAGERGSAPAERWLVDGGPQRVGVIASVTRPFCAACDRTRLTADGQIRTCLFATEETDLRALLRSGAPDEEIAELWRKAMWGKKAGAGLDDPSFVQPDRPMSAIGG is encoded by the coding sequence GTGCTCATCGACACCTACGGCCGGGTGGCCACCGACCTGAGGGTTTCACTGACCGACCGGTGCAATCTGCGCTGTACTTACTGCATGCCCGAGGAGGGTCTGCAGTGGCTGGCCAAGCCCGATCTGCTCACGGACGACGAGATCGTCCGCCTGATCGACCTCGCGGTGACCCACCTCGGCATCGAGGAGGTCCGCTTCACCGGCGGCGAGCCCCTGCTCCGCCCCGGTCTGGTCGGCATCGTGGAGCGCGTCGCGGCCCTGGAGCCGCGCCCCCGGATGTCCATCACCACCAACGGCATCGGCCTCAAGCGCACCGCCGCCGCCCTGAAACAGGCCGGTCTGGACCGGGTCAACGTCTCGCTGGACACCCTGCGCCCCGACGTCTTCAAGACCCTCACCCGGCGCAACCGCCACCAGGACGTGCTGGACGGCCTCGCAGCCGCCTCCGACGCGGGCCTCACCCCGGTCAAGGTCAACTCGGTCCTGATGCCGGGTCTCAACGCGGACGAGGCCCCCGACCTGCTGGCCTGGGCCCTGGAACACGCGTACGAACTCCGCTTCATCGAGCAGATGCCGCTCGACGCCCAGCACGGCTGGAAGCGCGAGGGCATGGTCACCGCCCAGGACATCCTGGCTTCCCTGCGCACCCGCTTCGAACTGACGGAGGAGGGCGCCGGCGAGCGCGGTTCGGCCCCGGCCGAGCGCTGGCTGGTGGACGGCGGCCCGCAGCGGGTCGGCGTGATCGCCTCGGTGACCCGCCCGTTCTGCGCGGCCTGCGACCGCACCCGGCTCACGGCCGACGGCCAGATACGCACCTGTCTGTTCGCCACCGAGGAGACCGACCTGCGCGCCCTGCTGCGCTCCGGCGCGCCGGACGAGGAGATCGCCGAGCTGTGGCGCAAGGCGATGTGGGGCAAGAAGGCGGGCGCCGGCCTCGACGACCCGTCCTTCGTCCAGCCCGACCGCCCCATGTCAGCGATCGGCGGCTGA
- a CDS encoding solute symporter family protein, with amino-acid sequence MSASHTIAAQHAVLAAGEASEHRGLIISLFAVFVAATLVITVWAGRQTKDAADFYAGGRQFTGFQNGLAVSGDYMSAASFLGIAGAIALFGYDGFLYSIGFLVAWLVALLLVAEPLRNSGRYTMGDVLAYRMRQRPVRTAAGTSTIVVSIFYLLAQMAGAGVLVSLLLGITSDSGKIGIVALVGVLMIVYVTIGGMKGTTWVQMVKAVLLIVGALLLTFLVLLKFHFNVSDLLGSAADNSGKGKAFLEPGLKYGASGTSKLDFISLGIALVLGTAGLPHILIRFYTVPTAKAARKSVIWAIGLIGAFYLMTLALGFGAAALIKPEEIIASNKAGNTAAPLLALHLGGVDSNWGAILLASISAVAFATILAVVAGLTLASSSSFAHDIYANVIKKGRATEKQEINAARYATVGIGAVSIVLGALARDLNVAGLVALAFAVAASANLPTILYSLFWKRFTTSGALWSIYGGLVTAVGLVLFSPVVSGKPTSMFPDADFHWFPLENPGIISIPVGFLLGAVGTLLSKEVPDAEKYAELEVRSLTGTGAH; translated from the coding sequence ATGTCCGCATCGCACACGATCGCCGCCCAGCACGCCGTGCTCGCGGCCGGCGAGGCCAGTGAGCACAGAGGGCTGATCATCTCCCTGTTCGCGGTGTTCGTCGCCGCGACCCTGGTCATCACCGTCTGGGCGGGCCGCCAGACCAAGGACGCCGCCGACTTCTACGCGGGCGGCCGCCAGTTCACCGGCTTCCAGAACGGCCTGGCCGTCTCCGGCGACTACATGTCCGCCGCGTCCTTCCTCGGCATCGCCGGCGCCATCGCCCTGTTCGGGTACGACGGCTTCCTGTACTCCATCGGCTTCCTGGTCGCCTGGCTGGTCGCCCTGCTCCTGGTCGCCGAGCCGCTGCGCAACTCCGGCCGCTACACCATGGGCGACGTGCTGGCCTACCGGATGCGCCAGCGCCCGGTGCGCACCGCCGCGGGCACCTCCACCATCGTGGTGTCGATCTTCTACCTGCTCGCGCAGATGGCCGGCGCCGGTGTCCTGGTCTCGCTGCTGCTCGGCATCACCAGCGACAGCGGCAAGATCGGCATCGTCGCCCTGGTCGGCGTCCTGATGATCGTGTACGTCACCATCGGCGGCATGAAGGGCACCACCTGGGTCCAGATGGTCAAGGCGGTCCTCCTCATCGTGGGCGCCCTGCTGCTGACCTTCCTGGTGCTGCTCAAGTTCCACTTCAACGTCTCCGACCTGCTGGGCTCGGCCGCCGACAACAGCGGCAAGGGCAAGGCGTTCCTGGAGCCCGGCCTGAAGTACGGCGCCTCCGGCACCTCCAAGCTGGACTTCATCTCCCTCGGCATCGCCCTGGTCCTGGGCACCGCCGGCCTGCCGCACATCCTGATCCGCTTCTACACGGTCCCCACCGCCAAGGCGGCCCGGAAGTCGGTGATCTGGGCCATCGGCCTGATCGGCGCCTTCTACCTGATGACCCTCGCCCTCGGCTTCGGCGCCGCCGCGCTGATCAAGCCGGAGGAGATCATCGCCTCCAACAAGGCGGGCAACACCGCGGCCCCCCTGCTCGCCCTGCACCTCGGGGGAGTGGACTCCAACTGGGGCGCCATCCTGCTGGCCAGCATCTCCGCCGTCGCCTTCGCCACGATCCTCGCGGTCGTCGCCGGCCTCACCCTGGCCTCCTCCTCGTCCTTCGCCCACGACATCTACGCCAACGTCATCAAGAAGGGCCGGGCCACCGAGAAGCAGGAGATCAACGCCGCCCGCTACGCCACCGTCGGCATCGGCGCCGTCTCCATCGTGCTCGGCGCCCTCGCCCGCGACCTCAACGTGGCCGGACTCGTGGCGCTGGCCTTCGCGGTCGCCGCGTCGGCGAACCTGCCGACCATCCTCTACAGCCTGTTCTGGAAGCGGTTCACCACCTCCGGCGCCCTGTGGTCGATCTACGGCGGCCTGGTCACCGCGGTCGGCCTGGTGCTGTTCTCCCCGGTGGTCTCCGGCAAGCCGACCTCGATGTTCCCCGACGCCGACTTCCACTGGTTCCCGCTGGAGAACCCCGGCATCATCTCGATCCCGGTCGGCTTCCTGCTGGGCGCGGTCGGCACCCTGCTGTCCAAGGAGGTCCCGGACGCGGAGAAGTACGCCGAGCTGGAGGTACGGTCCCTGACCGGCACCGGGGCGCACTGA
- a CDS encoding DUF485 domain-containing protein: MATETPPPAKHPLPSPEEFTEAQASAEFRELRRAHRSFAFPLTIAFIAWYLAYVLLSCYAGGFMGTEIAGNINVALVLGLAQFLTTFLIAWWYARHAAAKLDPKADAIKSRMEGGA; the protein is encoded by the coding sequence GTGGCGACCGAGACACCGCCCCCCGCGAAGCACCCACTTCCTTCCCCCGAGGAGTTCACCGAGGCGCAGGCGAGCGCGGAGTTCCGTGAACTGCGCCGCGCGCACCGCTCGTTCGCGTTCCCCCTGACGATCGCCTTCATCGCCTGGTACCTGGCCTACGTGCTGCTCTCCTGCTACGCGGGCGGCTTCATGGGCACCGAGATCGCCGGGAACATCAACGTGGCCCTCGTGCTGGGCCTCGCCCAGTTCCTCACCACGTTCCTCATCGCCTGGTGGTACGCGCGGCACGCCGCCGCCAAGCTCGACCCGAAGGCCGACGCCATCAAGTCCCGGATGGAGGGCGGCGCCTGA
- a CDS encoding metallopeptidase TldD-related protein has translation MSARTSKPYEIVEQALALSRADGCVVIADEESSANLRWAGNALTTNGVTRGRTLTVIATVDGQQGTASGVVSRSAVTAAELEPLVRAAEAAARAAGPAEDAQPLVSGVPDSPDFHDAPAETSSAVFADFAPALGEAFARARSGGRELYGFASHETVSTYLGTSTGLRLRHDQPTGTLELNAKSPDHTRSAWAGRSTRDFKDVDPGALDTELAERLGWAERRVELPAGRYETLLPPSAVADLLIYQLWSASGRDASEGRTVFSKPGGGTRTGERLSELPLTLRSDPDEPGLNCAPFVVAHSSGGDRSVFDNGLPVRATDWIKDGVLDRLTTTRHSADLTGLPLAPALDNLILDGGSDRSLAEMVAATERGLLLTCLWYIREVDPATLLLTGLTRDGVYLVENGEVTGQVNNFRFNESPVGVLGRASDAGRTEQTLPREWSDWFTRAAMPALRVPEFNMSSVSQGV, from the coding sequence ATGAGCGCGCGGACCAGCAAGCCGTACGAGATCGTCGAGCAGGCCCTCGCGCTGTCCCGGGCGGACGGCTGTGTCGTGATCGCGGACGAGGAGTCCAGCGCCAACCTGCGCTGGGCGGGCAACGCGCTCACCACCAACGGCGTGACCCGTGGCCGTACCCTCACCGTGATCGCCACCGTCGACGGGCAGCAGGGCACCGCCTCCGGTGTGGTCTCGCGGTCGGCGGTGACGGCCGCCGAGCTGGAGCCGCTGGTGCGGGCCGCCGAGGCCGCCGCGCGGGCGGCCGGACCGGCCGAGGACGCGCAGCCGCTGGTCAGCGGGGTCCCGGACTCCCCCGACTTCCACGACGCGCCCGCCGAGACCTCCTCCGCCGTCTTCGCCGACTTCGCCCCGGCGCTCGGCGAGGCGTTCGCGCGCGCCCGGTCCGGCGGCCGCGAGCTGTACGGATTCGCCAGCCACGAGACCGTCTCCACCTACCTCGGCACCTCCACCGGCCTGCGCCTTCGGCACGACCAGCCGACCGGCACCCTGGAGCTGAACGCCAAGTCCCCCGACCACACCCGCTCCGCCTGGGCCGGCCGCTCCACCCGCGACTTCAAGGACGTCGACCCCGGCGCCCTGGACACCGAGCTGGCCGAGCGCCTCGGCTGGGCCGAGCGCCGCGTCGAGCTGCCCGCCGGGCGGTACGAGACGCTGCTGCCGCCGTCCGCCGTGGCCGACCTGCTGATCTACCAGCTCTGGTCCGCCTCCGGACGGGACGCCAGCGAGGGCCGCACGGTGTTCTCCAAGCCGGGCGGCGGCACCCGTACCGGCGAGCGGCTCAGCGAGCTGCCGCTGACCCTGCGCAGCGACCCCGACGAGCCGGGCCTGAACTGCGCGCCCTTCGTCGTCGCGCACTCCTCCGGCGGCGACCGCTCGGTCTTCGACAACGGGCTGCCGGTCCGCGCCACCGACTGGATCAAGGACGGCGTCCTCGACCGCCTCACCACCACCCGGCACAGCGCGGACCTGACCGGCCTGCCGCTCGCCCCGGCGCTGGACAACCTGATCCTGGACGGCGGCAGCGACCGCTCGCTCGCGGAGATGGTCGCGGCCACCGAGCGCGGCCTGCTGCTGACCTGCCTCTGGTACATCCGCGAGGTCGACCCGGCGACCCTGCTGCTCACCGGTCTCACCCGCGACGGCGTCTACCTCGTGGAGAACGGCGAGGTCACCGGCCAGGTGAACAACTTCCGGTTCAACGAGTCGCCGGTCGGCGTGCTCGGCCGGGCCTCCGATGCGGGCCGCACCGAGCAGACGCTGCCCCGCGAGTGGAGCGACTGGTTCACCCGGGCCGCGATGCCCGCGCTCCGCGTGCCGGAATTCAATATGAGCTCTGTCAGCCAGGGCGTATAA